CCTCCGCCGAAACCGCCAGGACGCCGTATTCCCCCCTCTTCACGATGAGGCTTCTGGGTCCCCAGGTCAGGATCTTTCGGGCGGCCTTGAGGAGGTTCGCCTCTCCGGACAACTGCCTGGATTCGGCCTCGTTGATGACCAGGATGTCAATCCTGGGAAGCAGGGCCTGGAGATCCTCCCGGGCGTTCTCGATCCAGTAGTTCATGGTGTCCGCGGCCACGAGGCGGGGCGCTTCCACCTGATCGAGGACCTTCGCCTGGGCCTTCGGGTCCATATTGGCCAGGAATACGTACGGGACCTCGCGCCAGGCGTCGGGAACGACGGGATCGAAGGCGGTCAGGACATTCAAGTCCGTGCGAAGGGTGCGGGCCTCATTCAGGTCAAAGCCGTATTCACCCTTCCAGTGGAAGCACTTTTGTCCGGGCAACGTGGTCAGCCCGGCCAGGTCCACGCCCCTTTCCTCCAGAAGGCGGCGGTCCGCCTCCTCGAAGTCCTCGCCCACCACGGCCAGGATGCCGGCATCCGTGAAATAGGAGGCCGACGTGGCGCAGTAGGCCGCCGATCCGCCGAGGATGCGTTCGCGCGCGCCGAAGGGGGTCTTCACGCTGTCGTAGGCCACCGTACCCACGATGAGGAGATTCATGGCTTCTCTCCCTCCCCGAGAAGGCGCTGGAGAAGGGGGCGGAGCCGCTGGGCCGTGGCTTCGGGCCAGGCCTCCCGGCGGGTCACCACCGCGTTGGTGAGGGCGGTCCGGCAGAAGCACGCCTCCGAGGGGGGAGGGGAGGCGACGGCGGCGGCGAGGACGGCCCGGGCCCGCTCGCTGTTCTGACCCAGAATTCGCAGGACGTCTTCGATCTTTACGGAGGCGTGATCGGGGTGCCAGCAATCGAAGTCCGTGACCAGAGCGAGGGAGGCGTAACACATTTCGGCCTCCCGGCAGAGCTTGGCCTCCTGGGCGTTGGTCATGCCGATGACGTCCATGCCCCAGGCCCGGTACAGGAGGCTCTCGGCCCGGGTGGAAAAGAGGGGGCCCTCCATGCAGAGGTACGTTCCGCCGTCGTGAGCCTGGACTCCCAGGCTCCGGCATGAATCGAGGAGCCGGGCCCTCAGGGAGGGACAGAAGGGCTCGGCGAGGCTCGCGTGGGCCACGATGCCCTCGCCGAAGAAGGTGTCCGCCCGGTGGCGCGTGCGGTCCACGAGCTGGTCGGGCACCACCGCATGACCGGGCACGTACTTTTCCTTCAGGCTGCCTACGGCCGAGGCGGAGAGGACGGCCGATGCCCCCAGGATCTTGAAGCCGTAAACGTTGGCCCGGAAGTTGATCTCCGAGGGGAGGATCCGGTGGCCCTCCCCGTGGCGGGCGAGAAAGGCCACCCGCCGGCCGGAGAGGCGTCCCATCACGTAGGCGTCCGAGGGCTCGCCGAAAGGTGTCCTCAGACGGACCCTCGCCGACTCCTCGAAGCCGGGCATTTCGTAGAGCCCCGTCCCTCCAATGATCCCGTACTCCACCGGTTCCATGTCCATGGGTCCCTCTCCGAAGGCACATACTGTAGCACGGGCCGCCCGGATCGACGTTCCTCGACGAAACGGGCGATTCCTGCCCTGGAAAGGCCACCGGAGGGGATCTCATCGCTGGAACGGGCCCGGGGGACCGATTCCCGGAGGCCGAGGCGAAAGGGCCTCCCCGGGCCCTCTCCTTGACACCCCCGCGCCCCCTCCCTAGAATGGCCCCTCTTTTTCCGGGGGGAAACGCACACAAACGTGGAGGCGCGCATGGCCGAGAACCTGGTCCAGAAAATCCTCAAGGCCCATCTGGTGGAAGGTGACCTCTATTCGGGCGACGAGATCGCCATCCGGGTGGATCAGACGCTCACCCAGGACGCTACGGGCACCATGGCCTACCTGCAGTTCGAGACCATGGGCATACCCCGCGTGAAGACCGAGCTCTCGGTCTCCTACGTGGACCACAACACGCTTCAGGTGGGCTTTGAGAATGCGGACGACCACCGCTACCTCCAAACCGTGGCCGCCCGGTACGGCATCCATTACAGCAAGGCCGGGAACGGCATCTGCCACCAGGTTCACGTGGAGCGCTTCGGGGTTCCGGGCAAGACCCTCCTCGGCTCCGACAGCCACACCCCCACGGGAGGCGGCATCGGAATGATCGCCATCGGCGTGGGCGGGCTGGACGTGGCCGTGGCCATGGGCGGAGGCGCCTTCTACATGCCGCGGCCCAAGGTGGTGAAGGTGAACCTCACGGGCCGCTTTCAACCCTTCGTCTCCGCCAAGGACGTGATCCTGAAGCTCCTTTCGATCATGACCACCAAAGGCAACGTGGGGAAGATCGTGGAGTACGCCGGTCCTGCCCTGAAGCACCTCACCGTGCCCGAGCGCGCCACCATCACGAACATGGGAGCCGAGCTGGGCGTCACCACGTCGGTCTTTCCAAGCGACGACCAGACCCTCGCCTTCCTTAAGGCCCAGAAGCGGGAAGGGGTTTGGACCCGGTTGGAGGCCGATCCCGACGCCGTCTACGATCAAGTCATCGAGATCGACCTCTCCTCCCTGGAACCCCTGGTGGCCCAGCCCCACAGCCCCGACAACGTGGCCACCGTGGCGTCCCTCAAGGGGCAGAAGGTGCACCAGGTCTGCGTCGGATCCTGCACCAACTCCTCCCTGAGGGACCTCGCGGTGCTCGCGCACATGCTCAAGGGGAGGAAGGTCCACCCCGACGTGGAGCTGGTCGTGGCCCCCGGCTCCCGCCAGGTGGAGATGGAGGCCGCCAACCGCGGGTTCCTCACGGCTTTCCTCCAAGCCGGCGCCCGCGTGGCCGAGAGCGCCTGCGGCTTCTGTATCGGCTCGGGCCACGCCCCCGGCTCGGGCGAGGTTTCGGTCCGATCCAACAACCGCAACTTCAAGGGCCGCTCGGGAACGGCGGACGCCATGATTTTCCTCGCCAGCCCCGAGACCTGCGCCGCCTGCGCCCTGACGGGAGAGTTCACCGACCCGCGCGCCCTCGGCATCTCCCCGGTGGAGGTGGATATGCCGGCCGAGTTCGTGATCGACGACTCCATGGTCCTCGTTCCTCCCGCCGACGGCTCCCGGGTCGAAGTCGTGCGCGGCCCCAACATCGGCGCGCCGCCCAAGACCGAGGCCCTGCCCGACCGGCTGGAGAAAAGCGTCCTGCTCAAGGTGGGCGACAAGATCACCACCGACCACATCATGCCCGCCGGCCAGTACCTCAAATACCGCTCCAACATCCCCAAGTACGCCGAGGTGGTCTTCATCGGCGTGGATCCGGCCTTCGCGGCTCGGGCCAAGGAGAAGGGCGGCGGCTTCGTCGTGGGCGGCGACTCCTACGGCCAGGGCTCTTCCCGGGAACACGCCGCCATCTGCCCCTCCTTCCTTGGGGTCAAGGCCGTCTTCGCCAAGGCCATCGAGCGAATCCATCGAGCCAACCTCGTGAACTTCGGGATCCTTCCCCTCCTGTTCCTCGACCCCGCCGACTACGACCGTATCGAGCAGGGCGACGGCTTCGTGATCGAGGGCATCCACGCCGCCCTCGACGGCGACCGGATCTTCACGGTGAAGGACACCACCAGGGGATTCTCCTTTCGAGCCAAGGCCGACGTCACGCCGCGGCAGGCCGCCATCCTCAAAGACGGCGGACTCCTCAACCACATCGCGAAGGGCGGCCGGTAGTTCCCCGCTCCAAAACGGCTGACAGGAAGGCCGCCCTCGGGCGGCCTTCTTTCCATTTCCCGGTCAACGGATGGGAAAGTCGAACCGGTTTTCCGCTAATTGGGCGCGCCTTCGCCGTCCCGAAGGGCTCGTGTTACAGTAGGAATGCCGCATGGGAGGGCGCGATGAAACTCCTGATCGTGGATGATATGCGGGCGTTCCTGGACTTGGAAAAGACCTTCCTTCGTCGGGCGGATTGTCAGATCCTCACGGCCACGACGGGGCTCGAGGCCATCAAGGTGGCCCAGCAGGCCCATCCGCATCTGATTCTTCTGGACGTGGAGATGCCCGAAATGACGGGCCTCGAGGCGGCCCGCTATCTGAGCGCCACGCCTGGCCTCAAGGAGATACCGGTGGTGATCCTCTCGGGAAACGATTACCGGCAGGCGGCCCTGGAGGCGGGGGCACAGGAATTCGTGAAGAAGCCGGTGGACGAGGGGACCTTCCTGCAGATCGTGACGCGCTACGTGCCCCTCCGTGTGCGCAAGGATGCCCGGAGGCCGCTCGAAAGCCCGGGAACGCTGGTGGTGGGCCGGAGGGAGATCAAGGCCATGGTGATGGATGTCTCGGCCTCCGGGGCGTTCATCGTGAGCGACGCCCGCCTCGAAATCGGGGACCGCCTGGGCCTTCGCTTCCACATCCCGCGAAACGGTGAAAGGCGGGAAATCCGCGTGGAGGCCATGGTGGTGCGCACGGCGCCGCCTCGGGGTTTCGGCCTCGGCTTCGCGGACATCTCCGAAGGCGCCGTTCTTCTCCTCCGTGAATACGTGGGCGGGTAAGAGGCGGAGGCGGGGAGACAGGAAAGTAGGCATACAGAAACACCCGCAAGCCTGGACACCAATAACCAATTAACACGTGACAGAGATCGGCTGGAAAAGGGCGCGGGGGAAGCCTCAGCGCCCCGGTGGGGCGGCCCGCCGTTCGGCGGCGCGCGCCGCGTTTTCGGCCATCTGCCCCAGGAGCATGGCGGCGACGATGAGAGCCCCGCCGGCGAGGCCGCGCGCGCCCAGGTGCTCCCCGCCGAGGAGCACCGCGAACAGGCCCGCAAAGACAGGCTCCATCGTAAAGATGACGGCCGTCTGGATGGCGGATGTGTGGCGTTGGAAGGTCGTCTGGACGGTGTAGGCCAGGGCGGTGGCGAGGAGGGCCGTGAGGAGAATGCCCCTCAGGGCGGGGGAGGGGATGGGCCAGAGTGGGCCCGACCCGAGCGCCGAGAGAGCCCACCCGAGCACCGCCACCGTGGCCACCTGGACAAGGGTGAGGACGCCGGTGTCGTGGCGGCGGGCCATGTGGGACGTGA
This Acidobacteriota bacterium DNA region includes the following protein-coding sequences:
- a CDS encoding PfkB family carbohydrate kinase, with translation MNLLIVGTVAYDSVKTPFGARERILGGSAAYCATSASYFTDAGILAVVGEDFEEADRRLLEERGVDLAGLTTLPGQKCFHWKGEYGFDLNEARTLRTDLNVLTAFDPVVPDAWREVPYVFLANMDPKAQAKVLDQVEAPRLVAADTMNYWIENAREDLQALLPRIDILVINEAESRQLSGEANLLKAARKILTWGPRSLIVKRGEYGVLAVSAEALFAAPGYPLENVFDPTGAGDSFAGGFMGRLASNGTADADAIRQAIILGSVMASFNVEDFSMTRLAALSWPEIAERYQAFRRLTRFEDL
- the mtnP gene encoding S-methyl-5'-thioadenosine phosphorylase, whose translation is MDMEPVEYGIIGGTGLYEMPGFEESARVRLRTPFGEPSDAYVMGRLSGRRVAFLARHGEGHRILPSEINFRANVYGFKILGASAVLSASAVGSLKEKYVPGHAVVPDQLVDRTRHRADTFFGEGIVAHASLAEPFCPSLRARLLDSCRSLGVQAHDGGTYLCMEGPLFSTRAESLLYRAWGMDVIGMTNAQEAKLCREAEMCYASLALVTDFDCWHPDHASVKIEDVLRILGQNSERARAVLAAAVASPPPSEACFCRTALTNAVVTRREAWPEATAQRLRPLLQRLLGEGEKP
- a CDS encoding aconitate hydratase translates to MAENLVQKILKAHLVEGDLYSGDEIAIRVDQTLTQDATGTMAYLQFETMGIPRVKTELSVSYVDHNTLQVGFENADDHRYLQTVAARYGIHYSKAGNGICHQVHVERFGVPGKTLLGSDSHTPTGGGIGMIAIGVGGLDVAVAMGGGAFYMPRPKVVKVNLTGRFQPFVSAKDVILKLLSIMTTKGNVGKIVEYAGPALKHLTVPERATITNMGAELGVTTSVFPSDDQTLAFLKAQKREGVWTRLEADPDAVYDQVIEIDLSSLEPLVAQPHSPDNVATVASLKGQKVHQVCVGSCTNSSLRDLAVLAHMLKGRKVHPDVELVVAPGSRQVEMEAANRGFLTAFLQAGARVAESACGFCIGSGHAPGSGEVSVRSNNRNFKGRSGTADAMIFLASPETCAACALTGEFTDPRALGISPVEVDMPAEFVIDDSMVLVPPADGSRVEVVRGPNIGAPPKTEALPDRLEKSVLLKVGDKITTDHIMPAGQYLKYRSNIPKYAEVVFIGVDPAFAARAKEKGGGFVVGGDSYGQGSSREHAAICPSFLGVKAVFAKAIERIHRANLVNFGILPLLFLDPADYDRIEQGDGFVIEGIHAALDGDRIFTVKDTTRGFSFRAKADVTPRQAAILKDGGLLNHIAKGGR
- a CDS encoding response regulator — encoded protein: MKLLIVDDMRAFLDLEKTFLRRADCQILTATTGLEAIKVAQQAHPHLILLDVEMPEMTGLEAARYLSATPGLKEIPVVILSGNDYRQAALEAGAQEFVKKPVDEGTFLQIVTRYVPLRVRKDARRPLESPGTLVVGRREIKAMVMDVSASGAFIVSDARLEIGDRLGLRFHIPRNGERREIRVEAMVVRTAPPRGFGLGFADISEGAVLLLREYVGG